The following proteins are co-located in the Pseudarthrobacter siccitolerans genome:
- a CDS encoding ribonuclease HI family protein, whose product MTITAAADGSALGNPGPAGWAWYVNDDCWRAGGWPHGTNNQGELMAVLDLLRATAHLPQEDLHILCDSQYVINSITKWMPGWKRKGWRKADGKPVLNVDLLKELDRELAGRKYRFEWVKGHAGHDLNEAADERARAAATAYQQGVAARSGPGFPGTHHLSASGAHAAGAVSATAQTLAAPPREPDLFSQQELAQQAASGRKTQEPALPRQSISPESTSQQDFAQLDFAQLDDGAFDLAGASGQAQTAPPEALVEELERELLGPLVRGDIGRTAVLLHPDFLEIGSSGRVWTRDAMMMALEEDPGERTDIEILGADRIGPAAVLLTYRSFARSGTTLRSSLWVLDGDRWRLRFHQGTPEA is encoded by the coding sequence GTGACGATTACTGCAGCGGCCGACGGTTCGGCTTTGGGAAACCCCGGCCCGGCGGGCTGGGCCTGGTACGTGAACGACGACTGCTGGCGCGCCGGCGGGTGGCCTCACGGTACCAATAACCAGGGTGAGCTGATGGCGGTCCTTGATCTTCTGCGGGCTACTGCCCACCTGCCCCAGGAGGACCTGCACATCCTCTGTGACAGCCAGTACGTCATCAACTCGATCACCAAGTGGATGCCGGGCTGGAAACGTAAGGGCTGGCGGAAGGCCGATGGCAAGCCAGTGCTGAACGTGGACCTGCTCAAGGAACTGGACCGGGAACTGGCGGGGCGGAAATACAGGTTCGAGTGGGTCAAGGGGCACGCAGGGCATGACCTGAACGAAGCCGCGGACGAGCGGGCGCGAGCCGCGGCCACGGCCTACCAGCAGGGGGTGGCTGCCCGCTCCGGGCCGGGATTTCCCGGCACCCACCACCTTTCCGCATCCGGAGCCCATGCAGCCGGTGCCGTTTCAGCCACTGCCCAGACTTTGGCAGCACCACCCCGTGAACCCGACCTCTTCAGCCAGCAGGAGCTGGCGCAGCAGGCCGCCTCAGGGCGGAAGACTCAGGAGCCGGCCCTTCCCCGCCAGAGCATCAGCCCGGAATCCACCAGCCAGCAGGACTTCGCGCAGCTGGACTTTGCCCAGCTGGACGACGGGGCCTTTGACCTGGCTGGGGCATCTGGCCAGGCCCAAACGGCACCGCCTGAAGCGCTGGTGGAGGAGCTGGAGCGGGAACTGCTGGGCCCCCTGGTACGCGGCGATATCGGCAGGACAGCTGTCCTCCTGCACCCCGACTTCCTGGAGATCGGCAGCTCGGGCCGGGTCTGGACCAGGGATGCCATGATGATGGCCCTCGAGGAAGATCCCGGCGAGCGGACCGACATTGAGATCCTTGGCGCGGACCGGATCGGCCCCGCCGCGGTCCTGTTGACCTACCGGAGCTTCGCGCGCTCAGGCACAACGCTCCGAAGCTCGCTGTGGGTGCTGGACGGCGACCGGTGGCGGCTGCGGTTCCATCAGGGCACTCCCGAAGCCTGA
- a CDS encoding WXG100 family type VII secretion target yields the protein MSIISVDTELLQLKSANVQATVDRISADVQAMKRGLDELQGSWRGSAATNFQALVTEWTLTQGRVEASLASINMALASAAATYAQAEQGNTQRFS from the coding sequence ATGAGCATCATCTCCGTCGACACCGAACTCCTGCAGCTCAAATCGGCCAACGTCCAGGCCACGGTAGACCGGATCAGCGCCGACGTCCAGGCCATGAAACGGGGACTGGACGAGCTCCAGGGATCCTGGCGCGGCTCCGCAGCCACCAACTTCCAGGCCCTCGTCACGGAATGGACTCTTACCCAGGGCAGGGTGGAAGCTTCCCTCGCCTCGATCAATATGGCCCTGGCGTCGGCGGCCGCCACCTACGCCCAGGCGGAGCAGGGAAACACCCAGCGGTTCAGCTGA
- a CDS encoding sensor histidine kinase — translation MLKRWKTASLRSQLVAMIMGLLVVALTATGGVTLTLLHSYLQEQVDDKLYAAVALAAKQQSFSQLQTPTNPIIPTDYSLILYRDQQEPYPFGGDKQNHPDIANMSVAQAESQGRVPFQVRGTDGENWRVVAVNVLSNDEPAVVVIGLPLRNVDDVVKHANLVVAGVGLLTLLLASLIGSWTVSRSFRPLARVEKTAAAIAAGDLSRRVDVDNPHTELGRLGSSLNAMLAHIESAFAARTASEARMRRFAADASHELRTPLVTIRGFSELYRHGALATDEDVATAMGRIESEAKRMGSMVEDLLLLARLDEQRPLQQKPVDLQLIAHDAVVDTQASSRARVISLVGLDGGKAAPAPVLGDEAKLRQVVGNLVGNALRYTPDDTPIELAVGVRASEDGRQRSVIEVRDHGPGISEEDASKVFERFYRADTSRTRETGGSGLGLAIVAAIVGSHGGSVRVENTDGGGATLVVSLPQREDAPVQAKAEGVDGEVIHI, via the coding sequence TTGTTGAAGCGGTGGAAAACAGCCTCCCTGCGGTCCCAGCTGGTAGCAATGATCATGGGCCTGCTGGTGGTGGCACTGACGGCAACCGGCGGCGTCACCCTGACGCTGCTGCACAGCTACCTTCAGGAGCAGGTGGATGACAAGCTGTACGCCGCCGTCGCCCTGGCGGCAAAGCAGCAGTCGTTCAGTCAGCTGCAGACGCCGACGAACCCCATCATCCCCACCGACTATTCCCTGATCCTGTACCGGGACCAGCAGGAGCCCTACCCCTTCGGCGGCGACAAGCAGAACCATCCGGACATCGCGAACATGTCCGTGGCGCAGGCAGAGTCCCAGGGCCGGGTCCCCTTCCAGGTGCGCGGCACCGACGGGGAAAACTGGCGCGTGGTGGCGGTTAACGTCCTGAGCAATGACGAGCCCGCCGTGGTGGTGATCGGGCTGCCCCTGCGAAACGTGGATGATGTCGTTAAGCACGCCAACCTGGTGGTGGCCGGAGTGGGCCTGCTGACGCTGCTGCTGGCATCGCTGATCGGCAGCTGGACGGTCAGCCGGTCCTTCAGGCCGCTGGCACGGGTGGAGAAGACTGCCGCGGCCATTGCCGCCGGTGACCTGTCGCGCCGGGTCGATGTGGACAACCCGCACACGGAATTGGGCCGGCTGGGCAGTTCCCTGAACGCCATGCTCGCCCACATCGAATCGGCCTTTGCCGCACGCACCGCGTCGGAGGCGAGGATGCGCCGGTTCGCTGCCGACGCCTCGCACGAACTGCGGACCCCGCTGGTGACCATCCGCGGCTTCTCCGAGCTCTACCGGCATGGCGCCCTGGCCACCGACGAAGACGTTGCCACCGCCATGGGCAGGATCGAAAGCGAAGCCAAGCGCATGGGCTCCATGGTGGAGGACCTGCTGCTGCTCGCCCGCCTCGATGAGCAGCGGCCCTTGCAGCAAAAGCCTGTCGACCTCCAGCTGATTGCCCACGATGCCGTGGTGGACACACAGGCCAGCTCCCGTGCGCGGGTCATCTCCCTGGTCGGGCTCGACGGCGGCAAGGCAGCTCCCGCACCCGTGTTGGGCGACGAGGCCAAACTCCGCCAGGTGGTGGGCAACCTTGTGGGCAATGCCTTGCGTTACACCCCCGATGACACCCCCATTGAGCTGGCTGTTGGCGTCCGCGCGTCAGAGGACGGGCGCCAGAGGTCCGTCATTGAAGTCCGGGACCACGGACCGGGTATCTCCGAGGAAGATGCGTCGAAGGTCTTCGAGCGTTTCTACCGTGCAGACACGTCGCGCACGCGGGAGACGGGCGGCAGCGGCCTGGGCCTGGCCATTGTGGCAGCCATTGTGGGCTCCCACGGCGGGTCTGTCCGGGTGGAGAATACCGACGGCGGCGGGGCCACACTGGTGGTCAGCCTTCCGCAGCGCGAGGACGCGCCGGTGCAGGCCAAAGCCGAGGGCGTCGACGGCGAGGTTATCCACATATAG
- a CDS encoding response regulator transcription factor, which translates to MNKNGPEAKLLVVDDEPNIRELLSTSLRFAGFDVVSAANGRDALAAADLHAPDLAVLDVMLPDMDGFTVTRRLRASGKHFPVLFLTAKDDTEDKVTGLTVGGDDYVTKPFSLDEVVARIRAVLRRTQPMLDDDAVIRVDDLELDDDAHEVRRGGTVIELSPTEFKLLRYLMLNPNRVLSKSQILDHVWEYNFNGDASIVESYISYLRRKVDLDPEAPALIQTKRGVGYVLRTAEKR; encoded by the coding sequence ATGAACAAGAACGGCCCTGAAGCGAAGCTCCTCGTGGTGGACGACGAGCCCAACATCCGCGAACTGCTCTCAACCTCCCTGCGGTTCGCCGGATTCGACGTCGTTTCCGCAGCCAACGGACGCGACGCCCTTGCCGCTGCGGACCTGCACGCACCGGACCTCGCCGTCCTGGACGTGATGCTTCCGGACATGGACGGGTTCACCGTCACCCGCCGACTGCGCGCATCAGGCAAGCACTTCCCTGTCCTGTTCCTGACCGCCAAGGACGATACCGAGGACAAAGTCACCGGCCTCACTGTTGGCGGCGACGATTACGTCACCAAACCCTTCAGCCTGGACGAGGTAGTGGCGAGAATCCGCGCCGTCCTGCGCCGGACCCAGCCCATGCTCGACGACGACGCCGTCATCCGCGTGGATGACTTGGAACTCGACGACGATGCCCACGAAGTGCGCCGTGGCGGCACTGTCATCGAACTCTCCCCCACCGAGTTCAAGTTGCTCCGCTACCTCATGCTCAACCCCAACCGGGTGCTGTCCAAGTCGCAGATCCTGGATCACGTGTGGGAGTACAACTTCAACGGTGACGCGTCCATCGTTGAGTCGTATATCTCCTACCTGCGCCGGAAGGTTGACCTCGATCCGGAGGCTCCGGCGCTGATCCAGACCAAGCGCGGCGTGGGCTACGTGCTGCGGACGGCCGAAAAGCGCTGA
- a CDS encoding DUF427 domain-containing protein, whose protein sequence is MRHPVEPVVPQPGQESVWGYPRPPRVEPSQERIRVALGGELILDVTESVRVLETSHPPVYYFSREAFRPATLELASGTSYCEFKGTGQYLNIRGGGLLAAAAGWFYPQPAPPYTTLTGHVALYPGRMDYCEVDGERVRPQAGAFYAGWITSRVVGPFKGEPGTMFW, encoded by the coding sequence ATGCGACACCCTGTGGAACCCGTTGTACCGCAGCCTGGCCAGGAATCTGTCTGGGGCTACCCCCGTCCCCCACGCGTTGAGCCGAGCCAGGAACGGATCCGGGTCGCCCTTGGCGGAGAGCTCATCCTCGACGTCACGGAGTCAGTGCGCGTTCTGGAGACCAGCCACCCGCCGGTCTATTACTTCTCCCGGGAAGCCTTCAGGCCCGCAACACTGGAGCTTGCCTCAGGGACCAGCTATTGCGAGTTCAAGGGGACAGGACAGTACCTGAACATCCGCGGCGGTGGCCTGTTGGCTGCTGCGGCAGGATGGTTCTATCCGCAGCCTGCGCCGCCCTACACAACGTTGACCGGGCATGTGGCACTGTACCCGGGCAGGATGGACTATTGCGAGGTGGACGGTGAGCGCGTCCGTCCCCAAGCTGGTGCTTTCTATGCCGGGTGGATCACCAGCCGGGTGGTTGGGCCATTCAAGGGCGAGCCGGGCACGATGTTTTGGTGA
- a CDS encoding DNA repair helicase XPB, giving the protein MNDGPLIVQSDKTILLEVDHELAAEARHAIAPFAELERAPEHVHSYRLTPLGLWNARAAGLDAERVLDTLLKYSRFPVPHSLLIDVEETMSRYGRLRLEKDPQHGLVMRTDDYPVLEEVIRSKKIQPLLGPRIDGETVVVHASQRGQLKQLLLKIGWPAEDLAGYVDGTPHLIALNEDGWKLRPYQQMASDNFWAGGSGVVVLPCGAGKTLVGAAAMATGSTTTLILVTNTVAARQWKDELLRRTSLTEEEIGEYSGAVKEVRPVTIATYQVLTTKRGGLYPHLELVDGHDWGLIIYDEVHLLPAPIFRMTADLQARRRLGLTATLVREDGREGEVFSLIGPKRYDAPWKDIESQGYIAPADCVEVRVDLPRDERVAYAMADDADKYRLCATSESKTQVVEQLVARHTGEQLLVIGQYIDQLDELGERLQAPVIKGDTSVKVRQKLFDAFRAGEIQTLVVSKVANFSIDLPEASVAIQVSGSFGSRQEEAQRLGRLLRPKKDGRAARFYSLVARDTLDQDFAAKRQRFLAEQGYAYRIMDAKDVETAE; this is encoded by the coding sequence GTGAACGACGGACCCCTGATTGTCCAGAGCGACAAGACCATCCTCCTTGAGGTGGACCATGAGCTCGCCGCCGAAGCCCGGCACGCCATAGCGCCGTTCGCCGAACTGGAACGTGCGCCCGAGCATGTCCACAGCTACCGGTTGACGCCCTTGGGCCTGTGGAATGCCCGGGCCGCCGGCCTGGACGCCGAAAGAGTCCTGGACACACTGCTGAAGTATTCGCGCTTCCCGGTGCCGCATTCGCTGCTGATCGACGTCGAGGAGACCATGTCGCGCTATGGCCGGCTGCGCCTGGAAAAGGACCCGCAGCACGGTCTGGTGATGCGGACGGACGACTACCCGGTGCTTGAGGAAGTGATCCGGTCCAAGAAGATCCAGCCGCTCCTGGGCCCGCGGATTGACGGCGAAACAGTGGTGGTGCACGCGTCCCAGCGAGGCCAGCTGAAGCAGCTCCTGCTCAAGATCGGCTGGCCCGCCGAGGATTTGGCCGGCTATGTGGACGGCACCCCGCACCTGATCGCGCTGAACGAGGACGGCTGGAAACTGCGGCCCTACCAGCAGATGGCCAGTGATAATTTCTGGGCCGGCGGCAGCGGCGTCGTGGTGCTTCCCTGCGGGGCGGGCAAAACCCTAGTGGGCGCGGCGGCGATGGCAACCGGCTCCACCACCACCCTGATCCTTGTCACCAACACCGTGGCCGCCCGGCAGTGGAAGGATGAGCTGCTCAGGCGCACCTCCCTCACCGAGGAAGAAATCGGCGAGTATTCAGGCGCCGTCAAGGAAGTGCGGCCAGTGACCATTGCCACCTACCAGGTGCTCACCACCAAGCGCGGCGGCCTGTATCCGCACCTTGAACTGGTGGACGGGCATGACTGGGGCCTGATCATCTACGACGAGGTCCACCTGCTTCCTGCCCCGATTTTCCGGATGACGGCGGACCTGCAGGCCCGGCGCCGCCTGGGCCTCACCGCAACACTGGTGCGCGAAGACGGCCGCGAGGGCGAGGTCTTCAGCCTGATTGGACCCAAGCGCTACGACGCGCCGTGGAAAGACATCGAGTCCCAGGGCTACATCGCCCCCGCGGACTGCGTGGAGGTCCGGGTGGACCTGCCGCGGGATGAGCGCGTCGCCTACGCCATGGCGGACGACGCCGACAAGTACCGGCTCTGCGCCACGTCGGAGTCCAAGACGCAGGTGGTGGAGCAGCTCGTGGCCCGGCACACCGGGGAGCAGCTGCTGGTCATCGGCCAGTACATCGACCAGCTGGACGAGCTCGGCGAGCGCCTCCAGGCGCCGGTCATCAAAGGCGACACCTCCGTGAAGGTGCGCCAGAAGCTCTTCGATGCCTTCCGTGCCGGCGAGATCCAGACGCTCGTGGTTTCCAAGGTGGCCAACTTTTCCATCGACCTCCCGGAAGCGTCGGTGGCGATCCAGGTATCGGGTTCCTTCGGGTCGCGGCAGGAGGAAGCGCAGCGCCTGGGCCGGCTGCTCCGTCCCAAGAAGGACGGCCGGGCAGCCCGGTTCTACTCGCTGGTGGCGCGGGACACCCTGGACCAGGACTTCGCCGCCAAACGCCAGCGTTTCCTCGCCGAGCAGGGCTATGCCTACCGGATCATGGACGCCAAGGACGTGGAAACGGCGGAGTAG
- a CDS encoding helicase-associated domain-containing protein, whose amino-acid sequence MSLIRALSKDLEARSDDSLRSLFDARPDLISPAVPDFAALAARASGRVSVQRALERLNRPQMQVLETLHLCTNTDTKHSASAAGLRHLISGSTLAAVERILASLQDLALVHRAEPPHGTPAGKQRYYLPVGSLKDVVGIYPAGLGRSYTELVRLQPAFAQRAVQLVSELHRRGVAIHGATTPMEAALALQHWTSSPEALQDILSTAPERTTALLAKFRNWAMGAVPQAQRKASITTEGSDVGPVDWLLARGLLVPLDAAHVELPHSVGLSLRGGAIINDFTLSPPVPELGRTSAALRRNAALGAIAETLRLVGEMLHAVKEQPLATLRSGGVGVREMRRLADVLRIDQLRVGLLLELCGLAGLIRLDVDSSSWIQPPELEWLVLPRQEQWLWLVNAWLASERVPSMVGQPISGTPGAAAGHRAASGSTVIALSAEAQRPDAPVVRKRILEILNELTQEAAAPDGTAPVLDAAAVLQRAEWAQPRMARRFSSLIRGVLAEAEILGLLGSGALSQLGSAIAADDPDAALAILGEHLPAELNHVLLQADLTAVAPGYLAPALTEKLLLMADAEGQGPATIYRFSPGSIRRALDAGHNAQALLEFLREHSATAVPQPLQYLVEDTAARHGRLRVGAAGSFIQSEDEGALLDLLQGPKTEGLGLVRIAPTVLISSAAPRETAQVLRSLGLSPSLDESEQPVLRLRRVPAPHTPSRPVYTAPRTAPEAEEVQAQLDVLRHRPVAVVSHHPGQADIGSEAATQLGLEALQRAIRLKQRISMNVVDGMGNANLEIVVPLSVSGGRVRVFDPAKDTERVLSIHRIIDIEAAEELRQ is encoded by the coding sequence ATGTCCCTTATTCGCGCGCTCAGCAAGGACCTGGAGGCCCGCAGCGACGACTCGTTGCGGTCGCTGTTCGACGCGCGGCCGGACCTCATCTCCCCCGCCGTGCCGGATTTCGCCGCCTTGGCCGCCAGGGCCAGCGGGAGGGTCAGCGTCCAGCGCGCCCTGGAGCGCCTCAACCGGCCCCAGATGCAGGTCCTGGAAACCCTCCATCTGTGTACGAACACCGACACGAAGCACAGCGCTTCAGCCGCGGGCCTCCGCCACCTGATTTCAGGATCCACCCTCGCAGCCGTGGAGCGGATCCTGGCGTCACTCCAGGACCTCGCGCTGGTACACCGCGCCGAACCCCCGCACGGAACTCCCGCCGGCAAGCAGCGCTACTACCTCCCCGTGGGCAGCCTGAAGGACGTGGTGGGGATATATCCCGCCGGACTGGGGCGAAGCTACACGGAGCTGGTGCGCCTCCAGCCCGCGTTCGCGCAACGGGCGGTTCAGCTTGTTTCCGAACTGCACCGGAGGGGCGTCGCCATCCATGGCGCCACCACGCCCATGGAGGCAGCGCTGGCGCTGCAGCACTGGACGTCCTCCCCTGAGGCGTTGCAGGATATCTTGTCCACCGCTCCGGAACGCACGACGGCGTTGCTCGCCAAATTCCGGAACTGGGCCATGGGTGCCGTCCCCCAGGCGCAACGCAAGGCATCCATCACCACCGAGGGATCCGACGTCGGCCCCGTCGACTGGCTCCTGGCCCGGGGCCTGCTGGTGCCGTTGGACGCCGCCCACGTGGAACTGCCCCACAGCGTGGGACTGTCGCTGCGCGGCGGCGCCATCATCAATGACTTCACACTGTCACCGCCGGTCCCCGAGCTCGGCCGCACCAGCGCCGCCCTGCGCCGGAACGCGGCGCTCGGCGCCATCGCAGAAACCCTGCGGCTCGTGGGCGAAATGCTGCATGCTGTGAAGGAACAACCGCTGGCCACCCTCCGGAGCGGAGGTGTGGGCGTCCGCGAGATGAGGCGGCTCGCTGATGTGCTCCGGATCGACCAGCTACGCGTCGGGCTGCTCCTGGAGCTCTGCGGGCTCGCGGGCCTGATCCGGCTGGACGTTGACTCCTCGTCCTGGATCCAGCCGCCCGAGTTGGAGTGGCTCGTCCTGCCCCGGCAGGAACAATGGCTCTGGCTGGTGAACGCCTGGCTGGCCAGCGAGCGCGTACCGTCCATGGTGGGGCAGCCCATCAGCGGAACTCCGGGAGCAGCGGCGGGGCACCGCGCCGCATCGGGGAGCACCGTTATTGCGTTGTCGGCGGAGGCGCAGCGGCCTGACGCCCCGGTGGTGCGCAAGCGGATCCTGGAGATTCTCAACGAACTCACCCAGGAAGCGGCGGCACCGGACGGAACTGCGCCGGTGCTGGACGCAGCCGCGGTCCTGCAGCGCGCCGAGTGGGCCCAGCCGCGGATGGCCCGGCGCTTCAGTTCCCTGATCCGCGGAGTGCTGGCCGAAGCCGAAATCCTCGGTCTGCTGGGCTCCGGAGCGCTGAGCCAGCTGGGGAGCGCCATCGCCGCCGATGATCCGGACGCCGCACTCGCCATCCTGGGCGAGCACCTGCCGGCCGAGCTGAACCACGTGCTGCTCCAGGCGGACCTGACTGCTGTGGCCCCCGGATACCTTGCGCCGGCCCTGACGGAGAAACTGCTGCTGATGGCGGACGCGGAAGGACAGGGGCCGGCCACCATCTACCGGTTCTCGCCCGGTTCCATCCGCCGGGCCCTGGACGCCGGACATAATGCCCAGGCCCTGCTGGAGTTCCTGCGGGAACACTCAGCCACGGCCGTCCCGCAGCCGCTGCAGTACCTCGTGGAGGACACGGCCGCCCGGCACGGCCGGCTGCGGGTGGGCGCCGCCGGGAGCTTTATCCAAAGCGAGGACGAAGGGGCGCTGCTTGACCTGCTGCAAGGGCCCAAAACCGAGGGGCTCGGCCTGGTACGGATTGCTCCCACGGTCCTCATCTCCTCCGCTGCCCCACGCGAAACAGCGCAGGTGTTGCGCAGCCTGGGTCTCTCGCCATCGCTGGACGAATCCGAACAGCCTGTACTCCGGCTCCGGCGCGTCCCTGCGCCGCACACCCCTTCCCGGCCCGTATACACCGCCCCACGGACCGCGCCGGAAGCGGAGGAAGTGCAAGCTCAACTGGACGTGCTCCGCCACCGCCCTGTCGCCGTCGTAAGCCACCACCCGGGGCAGGCGGACATTGGCTCCGAAGCAGCCACCCAGCTGGGGCTGGAAGCCCTGCAGCGCGCCATCCGGCTGAAGCAGCGGATCAGCATGAACGTGGTGGACGGCATGGGGAATGCCAACCTCGAAATTGTTGTTCCCCTCTCAGTGAGCGGCGGACGCGTCCGGGTCTTCGACCCTGCGAAGGACACCGAACGGGTGCTGTCCATCCACCGCATTATCGATATTGAGGCCGCAGAGGAACTGCGCCAGTGA
- a CDS encoding cold-shock protein: MPTGKVKWYDKDKGFGFLAGEDGQEVFLPKSSLPEGVTELKAGTRVEFGVADGRKGAQALGLRVLDKTPSIAKAKRPSARDLAPLVQDLVSVLDNLSGTLSKGKYPEGNKGKAIAAALRKVADELDV, from the coding sequence GTGCCTACCGGCAAGGTCAAGTGGTATGACAAGGACAAAGGCTTCGGTTTCCTCGCGGGCGAAGACGGCCAGGAAGTGTTCCTGCCTAAATCCTCGCTGCCAGAGGGTGTAACGGAGCTTAAGGCCGGCACCCGCGTTGAATTTGGTGTCGCAGACGGCCGCAAGGGTGCGCAGGCCCTGGGGCTGCGCGTGCTCGATAAGACGCCGTCCATCGCCAAGGCGAAACGGCCCAGCGCCCGGGACCTTGCCCCGCTGGTCCAGGACTTGGTGAGCGTGCTGGACAACCTGTCCGGAACCCTCTCCAAAGGCAAATACCCGGAAGGCAACAAGGGTAAGGCCATCGCCGCCGCCCTGCGCAAGGTTGCCGACGAGTTGGACGTTTAG
- a CDS encoding DUF3027 domain-containing protein produces MSSEADQQEPAAESQELVSLEPVSPEPEPEGTVSAAASPAPAAVRTARPRAGVPAWRTGKPDAFLAAAVETARSAIEGITAPADIGRHLGAKSEGDRLVTHLFESRLPGYGGWQWFAVLTRNSRSKVVTVNELGLLPSEDSILAPEWVPWAERVRPEDEQEPEREQEPETETETAEAGPAETDAAEDAVGGPEGQESEAGAPEAGASAAAEPDQSAEGDAGTS; encoded by the coding sequence ATGAGTTCGGAAGCTGATCAGCAGGAGCCGGCTGCGGAGTCGCAGGAGTTGGTGTCCCTGGAGCCGGTGTCCCCGGAACCGGAGCCGGAGGGGACCGTTTCGGCCGCCGCGTCACCGGCCCCTGCTGCCGTGAGGACTGCGAGGCCGCGCGCCGGTGTGCCGGCATGGCGCACCGGAAAGCCCGACGCCTTCCTTGCCGCCGCCGTGGAAACTGCCCGAAGCGCGATCGAAGGCATTACGGCGCCGGCGGATATCGGGCGCCACCTGGGAGCCAAGAGCGAGGGCGACCGCCTGGTGACGCACCTCTTTGAATCCCGGTTGCCCGGCTACGGCGGCTGGCAGTGGTTCGCGGTCCTGACGCGGAACTCACGCTCCAAGGTTGTGACGGTCAATGAGCTGGGCCTGCTGCCGTCCGAGGACTCCATCCTGGCCCCGGAATGGGTTCCCTGGGCGGAACGTGTCCGGCCTGAAGATGAGCAGGAACCTGAGCGGGAACAGGAACCGGAAACAGAAACAGAAACAGCCGAGGCTGGGCCGGCGGAAACCGATGCTGCGGAAGATGCTGTTGGAGGGCCTGAAGGCCAGGAATCTGAGGCAGGCGCACCTGAAGCGGGTGCCTCTGCAGCTGCTGAGCCGGACCAGTCCGCCGAGGGCGACGCCGGCACTTCCTGA
- the serC gene encoding phosphoserine transaminase, whose product MSETSITIPADLLPKDGRFGAGPSKVRQEQIDALSAASKKILGTSHRQAPVKNLVGSVREGLSQFFRAPEGYEVVLGVGGSTAFWDIASFGLVEKKAQHLSFGEFGSKFAAATNKAPFLDASSIIKSEPGTRPSAQAEAGVDVYAWPQNETSTGVSAPVQRVAGADEGALVLVDATSAAGGLDVDVAQSDVYYFAPQKNFASDGGLWLGLFSPAALERAARIKASDRWIPDFLDLQTAIDNSRLNQTYNTPSLSTLVTLDAQVQWLNSNGGLDFASARTADSAGRIYSWADASGFATPFVTNPDERSNVIATIDFDDSVDAAVVAKVLRANGVVDTEPYRKLGRNQLRIATFVAIEPADVSALLASIDYVVGELRK is encoded by the coding sequence GTGAGCGAAACCAGCATCACTATTCCCGCCGACCTCCTGCCGAAGGACGGACGGTTCGGCGCCGGGCCCTCCAAAGTCCGGCAGGAACAGATTGATGCGCTGTCAGCCGCGTCAAAGAAGATCCTCGGCACGTCCCACCGCCAGGCCCCTGTCAAGAACCTGGTGGGCTCTGTCCGGGAAGGCCTGAGCCAGTTCTTCCGCGCACCCGAAGGGTATGAGGTGGTGCTCGGCGTGGGCGGTTCCACCGCCTTCTGGGATATTGCAAGCTTTGGCCTGGTGGAGAAGAAGGCACAGCACCTGTCCTTTGGTGAATTCGGCTCCAAATTCGCCGCAGCCACCAACAAAGCCCCCTTCCTGGACGCGTCCTCCATCATCAAGTCCGAACCCGGTACCCGCCCCTCGGCGCAGGCAGAAGCAGGCGTGGATGTTTACGCCTGGCCGCAGAACGAGACCAGCACAGGCGTTTCGGCCCCTGTGCAGCGCGTTGCCGGCGCGGACGAAGGTGCATTGGTCCTGGTGGACGCCACCTCTGCCGCAGGCGGCCTGGATGTCGATGTTGCCCAGAGTGACGTTTACTACTTCGCGCCGCAGAAAAACTTTGCCTCCGACGGCGGACTTTGGCTTGGGCTCTTCTCCCCGGCCGCCCTGGAACGGGCAGCGAGGATCAAGGCCAGCGACCGCTGGATTCCGGACTTCCTGGATCTGCAGACGGCCATCGACAACTCGCGCCTGAACCAGACCTACAACACCCCGTCGCTGTCCACCCTGGTGACTCTGGACGCGCAGGTGCAGTGGCTGAACTCCAACGGCGGCCTGGACTTCGCGTCCGCCCGCACGGCTGACTCCGCCGGCCGCATCTACAGCTGGGCTGACGCCTCCGGGTTCGCCACTCCCTTTGTCACCAACCCGGACGAGCGCTCCAACGTCATCGCCACCATCGACTTCGATGACTCCGTGGACGCGGCCGTGGTTGCCAAGGTTCTGCGCGCCAATGGCGTGGTGGACACCGAGCCTTACCGGAAGCTGGGCCGCAACCAGCTGCGGATCGCAACGTTCGTGGCCATCGAGCCCGCCGACGTTTCCGCCCTGCTGGCAAGCATCGATTACGTGGTGGGCGAGCTGCGCAAGTAG